A single genomic interval of Mucilaginibacter robiniae harbors:
- a CDS encoding PAS domain-containing sensor histidine kinase yields the protein MESEHKNDGQTAFNKLRTKAELVLNSGNFEDIGLEGKDIKLLFQELQVHQIELEMQNDEMRIANENLELEQMKLIGMYDLAPVGYFVLDRSGIIEEVNNAGMALLNTQGKGTLKGKRLQSFVASEFYDIYYRFFHKIQSANIRQSCQLMFVATNGSVFHAQVEGIGVKALSKCYVAIVDITERIESEQNLSETKERLELALAASAAGTWELDVNTMHFSLDEANCRLCHVKEDQFGNTYQAFIQLVHPEDQLMVDQHFRTALIHDSEVDLVCRFLHDEGQVCFANIRGHIAIKPNDKKGFIGIMVDITDKKHMEEEAAASKQRQQRDITIATLHAEENERKRISDALHDSVSQLLYGIKIQMNELNNTQTPPAIYNRINDLLNVAIQETRNISFELAPAILNDFGLPATIEELTKRLSSSGLKIQHLTVGFNRRFDLLLETSIFRIIQELVNNCMKHSGADLVYIEVRKNKHINIIVKDNDTGFNVKEQERQPRGAGLSSIKNRLSLYNGTMQIDSVPEQGTMVKIKLVV from the coding sequence GTGGAAAGTGAACATAAAAACGACGGACAAACAGCTTTTAACAAGTTGAGGACTAAAGCCGAACTGGTGCTTAATTCAGGCAACTTTGAGGATATTGGCTTAGAAGGGAAAGATATTAAGCTGCTTTTTCAGGAGTTGCAGGTACACCAGATTGAGTTGGAAATGCAGAATGATGAAATGCGCATTGCCAACGAAAACCTCGAGTTAGAGCAAATGAAACTTATCGGCATGTATGATTTGGCGCCGGTAGGTTACTTCGTTCTGGACCGTAGCGGCATTATTGAAGAGGTGAATAATGCGGGTATGGCATTGTTAAATACTCAGGGTAAAGGCACTTTAAAAGGTAAAAGGTTGCAAAGCTTTGTTGCGTCCGAGTTTTATGATATATACTATCGTTTTTTTCATAAAATACAATCAGCTAATATACGGCAGAGCTGCCAGCTGATGTTTGTGGCAACAAATGGTTCTGTATTTCATGCCCAGGTAGAAGGCATTGGTGTTAAAGCATTATCCAAATGCTATGTTGCTATTGTTGATATTACCGAAAGGATAGAGAGCGAACAAAACCTTTCGGAAACCAAAGAACGTTTAGAACTGGCTCTAGCAGCTTCGGCAGCCGGTACCTGGGAGCTAGACGTAAATACAATGCATTTTAGCCTGGATGAAGCCAATTGCCGCTTATGCCACGTAAAAGAAGATCAGTTTGGTAACACCTACCAGGCTTTTATTCAATTGGTACATCCTGAAGATCAGTTGATGGTTGATCAGCATTTCCGGACGGCTTTGATTCACGATAGCGAAGTTGACCTGGTGTGTCGGTTTCTGCATGATGAAGGGCAAGTGTGTTTTGCCAACATCAGGGGGCATATTGCTATTAAGCCGAACGATAAAAAAGGCTTTATCGGCATCATGGTAGATATTACGGATAAAAAGCATATGGAAGAAGAAGCGGCTGCCTCGAAACAGCGGCAACAGCGCGATATTACCATTGCTACCCTGCATGCTGAAGAGAACGAACGCAAGCGCATTAGCGATGCCCTGCATGATAGTGTAAGCCAGTTGTTGTACGGTATTAAAATTCAGATGAATGAGTTAAATAATACGCAAACGCCGCCTGCAATTTATAATCGTATTAATGATTTACTGAATGTAGCTATACAGGAAACACGAAATATATCATTCGAGCTGGCCCCTGCTATTCTAAATGATTTTGGCTTGCCTGCTACTATCGAAGAATTGACTAAAAGATTATCATCATCAGGTTTAAAAATACAGCACTTAACAGTTGGCTTTAACCGGCGGTTTGATTTACTATTAGAAACCAGCATTTTCCGCATTATACAAGAGCTGGTAAACAATTGCATGAAACACTCCGGTGCCGACCTGGTTTATATTGAAGTAAGGAAAAACAAGCACATTAACATTATTGTAAAAGATAATGATACGGGGTTCAATGTAAAAGAACAGGAGAGGCAACCCCGTGGAGCAGGTTTAAGCAGTATTAAAAATAGACTCAGTTTATATAATGGTACTATGCAGATAGACTCGGTTCCGGAACAAGGAACTATGGTAAAAATCAAACTGGTGGTTTGA
- a CDS encoding chemotaxis protein CheB: MSDLKNIIVIGASAGGLAAIKELLAIVPENMPVAIFIVMHVAKVSSPQIIKTILEKHTSYNFCIPEDGETIREGTIYFAPPDVHMLIKPEQIRLINAPHENRWRPSIDVLFRSAAVAFNARAIGIILTGLLDDGTSGMQAVKRSGGICMVQEPVDAEFPDMPVSVLNNVDVDYRVPVAEMGYVLADIFSKPAASPAPVPEDIRIESEITERMTSNITDLEKIGTHSNYVCPDCGGGLWQIKNENGLRYRCYTGHVYTANLLLEKQNESLEESLWVSIRMMEERRNLQLNMASQQNGKDNNIQKDLITKAEELRIHIERLKELLISVHNNASTTDEGYL; the protein is encoded by the coding sequence ATGAGTGATTTAAAAAATATTATTGTTATAGGAGCATCGGCGGGCGGTTTAGCAGCTATTAAAGAGCTGTTGGCTATAGTGCCCGAAAATATGCCCGTAGCTATATTCATTGTAATGCATGTGGCGAAAGTATCATCGCCTCAAATTATAAAAACGATACTCGAAAAACATACTTCTTATAACTTTTGTATTCCGGAAGACGGGGAAACCATACGGGAAGGAACTATTTATTTTGCACCACCTGATGTGCACATGCTGATAAAGCCTGAACAAATACGCTTGATTAACGCGCCGCACGAAAACCGTTGGCGCCCATCTATTGATGTGCTTTTCCGGTCGGCTGCGGTAGCCTTTAATGCACGGGCTATCGGTATTATATTAACCGGCCTATTGGATGATGGTACTTCGGGCATGCAGGCTGTTAAGCGCAGCGGCGGTATTTGTATGGTGCAGGAACCGGTTGATGCAGAATTTCCAGACATGCCGGTTAGCGTATTAAACAATGTAGATGTAGATTACCGGGTACCTGTAGCCGAAATGGGTTATGTTTTAGCCGATATTTTTTCTAAACCTGCGGCATCGCCCGCTCCGGTACCTGAAGATATTAGGATAGAATCAGAAATAACAGAACGTATGACCAGTAATATAACTGACCTGGAAAAAATCGGTACGCACAGCAATTACGTATGCCCGGATTGTGGGGGAGGGCTCTGGCAAATTAAAAATGAAAACGGTTTGCGTTACCGTTGCTATACCGGCCACGTATATACCGCAAACTTGCTGCTGGAAAAGCAAAATGAATCGCTCGAGGAATCGTTGTGGGTTTCAATACGGATGATGGAAGAACGCCGTAACCTGCAATTAAACATGGCCTCGCAACAAAATGGCAAGGATAATAATATTCAGAAAGATCTGATAACAAAAGCTGAGGAGTTACGTATCCATATTGAACGGCTAAAAGAATTACTGATTTCTGTACATAACAATGCTTCAACTACGGATGAAGGATATTTGTAA
- a CDS encoding response regulator: MRKILILDDDADILDVMQEALQYEGFEVAVASGTDNIFSLLNKHQPDLLMVDYILNGINGGELCHQVKADQHTRQLPVIIVSAYPKVFKSLGYYGCNAFMPKPFDLDELTSTITNLINTSSYSITI; this comes from the coding sequence ATGAGGAAGATTTTAATTCTGGACGATGATGCAGATATACTGGATGTGATGCAGGAAGCCTTGCAGTACGAAGGGTTTGAAGTGGCGGTAGCATCAGGTACTGATAATATCTTTTCATTACTGAACAAGCATCAGCCCGATTTGCTGATGGTTGATTACATTTTAAACGGCATTAACGGCGGCGAGCTTTGCCATCAGGTAAAAGCCGACCAGCATACCCGCCAGTTGCCGGTTATTATTGTATCAGCCTACCCCAAAGTTTTCAAATCATTAGGTTATTACGGCTGCAATGCCTTTATGCCCAAGCCTTTTGATCTGGACGAACTCACCAGCACTATTACAAATCTTATTAATACATCATCTTATTCTATTACTATTTAA
- a CDS encoding response regulator transcription factor codes for MINIILAEDHNIVRDGLKSVLHDGQDFAIVAEARNGKEVIDFLESGGQADILLTDMTMPVMGGLELTEKVTQSYASVSVVVLSALDHEKYVMQVFKAGAAAYLLKSVSTEELHFAIKHVQANGKYICSELTMRFLERMMAMPEPVPLEMAADAQFTSREIEVLQLIADGYTNQEIADTLFTSKRTVEGHRQALIDKTGARNTPALIKLALLNGMIS; via the coding sequence ATGATTAATATTATCCTGGCCGAAGATCATAACATTGTCAGAGACGGCTTGAAGTCGGTACTGCATGATGGGCAAGATTTTGCTATTGTAGCGGAAGCCCGCAACGGTAAAGAAGTGATTGATTTTCTGGAAAGCGGCGGCCAGGCTGATATTCTGCTTACCGATATGACCATGCCTGTAATGGGCGGCCTGGAGCTAACCGAAAAGGTTACTCAAAGTTATGCTTCTGTTAGCGTGGTAGTTTTAAGTGCACTTGATCATGAAAAATATGTAATGCAGGTTTTTAAAGCGGGAGCAGCCGCTTACCTGCTGAAAAGCGTAAGCACCGAAGAGTTGCATTTTGCCATTAAGCATGTACAAGCTAATGGTAAGTACATTTGCTCGGAGCTTACCATGCGCTTTTTGGAGCGCATGATGGCCATGCCTGAGCCAGTTCCTTTGGAGATGGCTGCGGATGCCCAGTTTACCAGCCGTGAGATAGAGGTGTTGCAATTGATTGCCGATGGCTATACCAATCAGGAAATAGCCGATACACTGTTTACCAGCAAGCGCACCGTTGAAGGGCACCGCCAAGCCCTTATTGATAAAACGGGAGCTCGTAATACCCCCGCCCTTATTAAACTTGCTCTCCTGAATGGTATGATTAGTTAG